The sequence GCGATGAAGAATCCTCCCTTCCGGCACGGCTCGCCGAAGCGGAAAATACATGCGTTCTTCTGCAGGAGCGCCTGTCCAGCGTGGCATCCCTCAGGATCCGGGCCGCCTCGGAACTTGAGCGGACCCGGGAGAGGCTTGCCTACCTTGCCGCTGAGCGGGAGAACTGCCTCGCCAGGGAGCGGGTCGAGAAAGAGCGCCTTGAGCGGTGGGGCCGGGAGCAGTATCTCCTTTTCAGGGAGATACGGGACAAGGAGGCCGCCCTGCACGCCCTGCTGGACAAGGAAAAACTGCTGGCCTCCCGCTCAGGCCGGATTTCCGTCCGGAGCAGGAGAGCGGTGGAGGCCGCCGGAGCCGCAGGAGAACGGGCCCGGACCCTGGCCTCGAAAAGGGAGAGCCTGGCAGGCGAGCTCAGGCAGCTCACCGAGATGTGGGAAGAACAGTACCCGTACAGCTCAGCGGAGGCTCCCCCCGGTGATGAAGGGGAAGCCGCATCGGCGGCGGTCCGCAGGCTGGAACGGGAACTCCGGGCTCTCGGGGAAGTGGAGTGGGGCGCCCTTTCGGAGGACCAGTCCCTTTCCGCGCGGGTTGCCTTCCTTTCCGAGCAGCTCGGGGACGTGCAGGCGGCCATAGGGGAACTCCGGGGCATCATCAGCGAGACGGACCGCCACGTGGGAGCCCTTTTCGGCAAGGCCCTGGAGAACATCAACGCCCGCTTCAATTCCCTCTTTTGCAGGCTGTTCGGCGGAGGGGAGGCCCGGCTCCGCCTTCAGGGCCCCGAACCCGTCGGTTCGGGCGAAGAGGAGGAGTCTTCCCCCGCCTGGGATGCCGGGGTGGAAATCGTGGCCCGGCCTCCCGGGAAGCACCTCCAGAACCTAGCCCAGCTTTCCGGCGGAGAGCAAACCCTCACCGCCATAGCCTACCTCTTCGCCTCCATGGAGGTGGCCGGGGTGCCCCTGGCGGTCCTCGACGAGGTGGACGCAGCCCTGGACGAATCGAACCTCCTGAGGTTCGGTGATCTCGCCAAAGAATACTCCTCCCCTCCGGGACAGGGCAAGGGAATCCAGCTTCTCGTCATGACTCATCGCCGGGCCACCATGGAGAGGGCCGACATCCTCTACGGTGTCACCCTCGCGGAACCCGGGCTGTCCAGAGTCGTGGGCATGAAGGTAGAGGACTGGGCCGAGCCGGAGGAGAGGGAAGGCGGAAGGCTTTCCGGGGCGGTACGGCGATGACCGTCACGAGGGACGATCTTCTCTACGGTGCCCTTACTCTCCGCCAGCCCGCCGGGGGGCCGCGGGTCAACGTGGACACCATCCTCCTCGCAGCCTACGTACGGGATACTTTTCCCCGTTCGGGGGGCAGGGTGATGGAACTCGGGTGCGCCTCCGGAGCCGTGTCGCTGATCCTCGCCCTGCGATTCCCCGCTGTGGCCGTCACCGGACTCGAAATCCAGGACGAGCTGGCGGCCCTTGCGGAAGAGAATGCCGTCCTCAACGGGCTTTCGGAAAGAGTGTCCGTTGTCCGGGGAGACCTCAGGAATTCCGGAGCTCTCTTCCCCCCCCAGCTCTTCGACTGCGTGGCCATGAACCCTCCCTACGAGGAACCCGGCTGCGGCAGGCCCAGCGCCTCCTCTTCGGACCGGCCTGCCCGCCAGGGGATCTGGTGCTCCCTCGGCGACATGGCGGCGGCGGCCCGCTACCTGCTGAAGCACAGGGGAAGGATGTACGTGGTCTTCCGGGCCGGCCGGACGGCAGAGCTCCTGGCATCCCTCTCGGAGCAGGGCCTGGAGCCGAAGAGAATCCGCTTCGTCCACCCTCTGCCGGGAAGAAAAGCCTCGGTCGTTCTTGTGGAAGCCCTCCGGGGTGGAAAACCGGGCATGACCGTGGAGCCTCCCCTTTACATCGAAGACGGCCGGGGGAACTACACGGAGGAGCTCCTGGCCGCCTATACGAAGGAGGGACTGCCATGCCGCTCGCAGTGATCCCCACCCCGGTGGGAAACCTTGAGGACATGTCGCCCCGGGCGGTCCGGATGCTGAAAGAAGCCGACGTGATCGCCTGCGAGGACACCAGGACATCCCTGCCGCTGCTGCGGCATTTCGGCATATCGGCCCGCCTCGTCTCCTACCATGCCCACAACGAAAAGGGCAGGGCGGAGCACCTTCTCTCCCTGCTCGCGGAGGGGAAAAATGTCGCCCTTATCTCCGACGCGGGCACCCCGGGCATATCCGATCCGGGGCGGGAAATCGTCCTGCGGTGCATCGCCGAGGGAGTGGACGTAACGGTCCTGCCCGGACCCACTGCCTTCGTCCCCGCTCTCGTGCTCTCGGGGCTGCAGCCCCATCCGTTCCTGTTCCACGGCTTTCTTCCCGACAAACAGGGAGAACGGGAGAAGGTCCTCCTGGAACTGGCCCCCCTGCAGTGCACCCTTGTCTTCTATGTCTCTCCCCACAAGGCGGAAAAGCACATCCGCCACACAGCGGACGTCCTGGGAAACAGAAAAGCGGCCCTTGTCCGGGAGATCAGCAAGGTGTACGAGGAGGCCCGGAGGGGCACCCTTCGAGAACTGGCGGATTCCGTCGCCGGGGGAATCCGGGGCGAGATTGTCCTTGTGGTGGAAGGAGCCTCCCCGCCGGAGCCCGACGGGGACCGGTGGAAGGAAGCAGCCCGGGCCATGCTCTCGGAGGGCCTTTCCTCCCGGGAGGTTGTCAAAATCGTCTCGAAGGAGTATGGTTTATCGAAAAATGACGTCAAATCGTTCCTTTTCGCTGAAAAAGCGGAGGACTGAATTCGAGGAAACGCAGGAGGGAACCGTTATGCCGGAGAACCTGAACCAGGAGAACAAAACCTTTTACCTCACCACCCCGATTTACTACGTGAACGACATTCCCCACATCGGCCACGCCTACACCACCATCGCCGCCGACGTGATGTGCCGCTACAAGCGCATGAAGGGCTATGACGTTATGTTCCTCACCGGGACGGACGAGCATGGCCAGAAGATCCAGCAGAGCGCCGCCGCCAAGGGGCTGACTCCCATCGAGCTCGCGGACCGTACGGTTCTGAACTTCAAGGAACTCTGGAACGCCCTGGGAATCTCCTACGACGACTTCATCCGCACCACCGAGGAGCGCCACTACAGGACAGTGCAGGCCATTTTCAAAAAGCTCCTCGACCAGGGGGACATCTACAAGGGAACCTACGAGGGCTGGTACTGCGTCCCCTGTGAAACCTACGTGCCGGAAAGCAGCATGGGCGAGGACAAAACCTGCCCGGACTGCAGGCTCCCCCTCCAGATGATGAAGGAGGAGAGTTACTTCCTCCGTGCGTCGAAGTACGTGCCCCGTCTCCTCGAGTACTACGAGACAAACCTCCGGGGAGTCATGCCAAGGACCCGTTACAACGAGATCGTGAGCTTCCTGAAAAGCGGCGTCCGGGACCAGTCCGTCTCTCGGACCACGCTGAAATGGGGGATCCCCGTTCCCGGCGACGATGCCCACGTGATCTACGTGTGGTTCGACGCCCTCATCAACTACGTGACCGCCTGCGGCTATCTCGACGACCCCGAAAAATTCGCGAAATACTGGCCCTCGGCCCACCACCTCGTGGGGAAGGACATCATCCGCTTTCACTGCGTCGTCTGGCCCATCATGCTTCTCGCCCTGGGCGTGAATCCTCCCGTGTCCGTCTTCGCCCACGGCTGGTGGACCGTGGAGGGTGAGAAGATGTCCAAGTCGAAGGGCAACGTGGTGGACCCCTTCGAGATGGTGAAGCGCTACGGGCGGGATCCCTTCCGGTATTTCCTCCTGAGGGAAGTCCCCTTCGGCCTTGACGGCGACTTCTCGGAAGCGGCCCTGGTGGGGAGAATCAACTCCGACCTCGCCAACGACCTGGGCAACCTTCTCAACCGGACCCTCCAGATGGTTGACAACTTCTGCGGCGGTGTCCTTCCGGCCTCGGGCCCGGCAGGGCAGCTCGAACAGGAGATTGCCGAACTTGCCGCAAAAACCGTCAGGGATGTGGACGAAAAGATCTCCGCTTTTGCCTTCGACGATGCACTGAAAGCCATCTGGGCGCTCATCGGCAGGGGCAACAAGTACATCGACGAAACTATGCCCTGGAAGCTCGCCAAAGAAGGGAAGGAAGAGGACCTACACAGGGTGCTCAACACCCTCTACGATGTCCTCAGGCTCACCTCCCTTCTCGTGGCCCCATTCGTCCCCGACACGGCGGCCCGCATGCGGGAGCAGCTCGGCCTGGAGGGAGATCTCCGGAAGGGTGCCATCGACGGCTTCACCTGGGGCGAAAGAACCCCGGGGCTGAAGGTGAACAAGGGGAAGGTACTCTTTCCCCGGATCGACATGAACGAATGGAGGAAAGACAAGGCGGCCAGGGATGAGCGGAAGGCCGCTCCCAAAGCGCCGGTCCCTGCACCGGAGATCCCTCCGGAGCATGAGGAAACCGTTGAGATCGACGCCTTCCGGGCCGTGGAGCTCCGGGTGGCCCGGATCATCAACGTGGAGGAGATCCCCAAGTCGAAGAAGCTCTACAAGCTATCCATCGACCTCGGGTACGAGAAGCGGACCATCGTCTCCGGCATAAAGGAATTCTTCACCCCGGAAGAACTTCTGGGCAAGCGCATCGTGGTGGTGGCCAACCTGAAGCCGGTCAAGCTCTGCGGAGTGGAGAGCAACGGCATGCTTCTGGCCGCCGGCGACGGGAAAAAGACCACCCTCTCCCTCCTGACACCTGACAGGGACATCCCCCTGGGCTGCAGGGTCAGCTGAACGCCCGCGTCCCGGACGGAGTTCCCGGGAGTCTCCGGCGGAGCTGTGCCGGAGACTCCCGGTTTTTATTGAAGAGAAAAAGAGGTAACGACCATGGAAAATCACGACAGAACGATGGCTTGCCCCGTCCTGACGGACACCCACTGCCACGTCATCGAGGGGCGGAACGAGTACGGAGACGCGAAAGCCGTCTTTAAAAGAGCGTCGGAGGCCGGGGTCGCCAGGATGCTCCTCGCGGGAAGCACCATCCTTACGAGCGCTCTGGCGGTGGCCACGGCGGAAAAGTACGCCTCCCTCGGGGTATTTGCCGCCGTGGGGGTCCATCCCCACGATGCCGCCTCCATTCCCTCCTGCTCCGTGGAGGGGAAAGGGATTCCCCGGGAACTTGCGGAGCTGGCTTCCTCTCCCCGGGTGGTTGCCGTCGGCGAAACGGGCCTCGACTACCATTACGATCATTCGCCCCGGGAGCAGCAGAAAGAATCCTTCCGGGCCCACATCCGCTGGTCTCTCGAGTCGGGGTTTCCCCTGGTGGTCCACGGACGGGAGTCCTACGGGGACATCATCAGCATATTCAGGGAAGAGCGGGCCTCGGAAACCACCGGCGTCATCCACTGCTTCTCCGGCACGGAAGAGGAGGCGTCATTCTTTCTCGAGGCGGGGTACTACCTCTCCTTCGCCGGTCCCCTGACCTTCGCCCGGAACGGCTCGCTCCGGGAGCTGTTCCGCAGCCTGCCTGCGGACCGGATTCTCCTTGAGACCGATTCCCCCTACCTGGCCCCTGTACCGTACAGGGGAAAGACCAACGAGCCCGCCTTCGTGAAACTTGTCTATGAAACGGCGGCGGAAGTCCGGGCTGTTTCCGTTGAAGACCTGGCCCGGACCGTATCGGCCAACGCGGACCGCCTCTTCCGGTGGGGAGATCCCTGCGCCGGGCGGGAGGCGGCACGATGAGCGCCCCTGACACGGCCTTCAGTTTTACCCTGGAGGCCGTCTGTCCCGTCACCGGGGCCCGGGCGGGAACCATCCGCACCCCCCGGGGGGAGATACGAACCCCGGTCTTCATGCCCGTGGGGACCCAGGCCACCGTGAAGGCTATGGCTCCCTTCGAACTCGAGGAGATGGGAGCCGGGATCATCCTGGCCAATACCTACCACCTCTATCTCAGGCCCGGCGCGGACATCATCGCCGAAGGGGGAGGGCTCCACGGATTCATGCAGTGGAAGAGGCCCATTCTTACCGACAGCGGAGGCTTCCAGGTCTTCTCTCTCTCCACCCTCAACCGGATTTCCGATGAAGGGGTCTGGTGCAGGTCTCACCACGACGGGACACCTCACGTCATGAACCCCGAGTGGTCCATGTCGGTGCAGAAAAGACTCGGCAGCGACATCGCCATGTGTTTCGACCAGTGTGCCCCCTGGCCCTGTTCCCGGGAGGATGCGGAAGGGGCGGTGCGGCGCACGGCCCTTTGGGCCGCCAGGTCGAAGGAGGCCCACGCCCGGGAATGGCAGGGGCGGCAGCGGCAGGCCCTGTTCGGCATCGTCCAGGGCTCCGTCTGGGAGGACCTCAGGCTCCGCTCGGCGGAGGACATCATTCCCCTGGATTTTTCCGGTTACGCCGTGGGCGGCCTCTCCGTGGGAGAGCCCCACGAGGACATGTACCGAATCCTCGACAGTCTGAAGGGCGTGCTTCCCTCCGGCAAACCCCGGTATCTCATGGGAGTGGGACGGCCGGACAACCTTGTTGAGGGAGTTGCCCGGGGCATCGATATGTTCGACTGCGTTCTCCCCACACGGAACGGGAGGAACGGAACCCTCTTCACACCCTCAGGCGCGGTGAACATCAAGAAAAAACAGTACGAGCGGGATTTCACCCCGGTGGACCCCGAATGCGACTGCTACGCCTGCCGGACCTTCACCAGGGCCTATATCCGCCACCTTTACCGCTCAGGGGAGATCCTCGCCTCGAGGCTGTGCAGCTGGCACAACCTCAGGTTCGTGATCCGGCTCGGCGAGGAAATGCGCGCATCCATCCTGGAGGGACGATTTCCGGAATTCCGGCGCGCCTTTCTGTCGCGTTTTTCAGGAGGTGATGCCCAGTGAGTTCCCCCCGCATTCTCGCCGTGGATCCCTGGAACCCGGATCCGAAGGTCATCGGGGAGGCTGCGGAACTTCTGCGCGGCGGCTGTCTCGTCGCCTTTCCCACAGAGACCGTCTACGGCCTCGGTGCCAACGGGCTCGACCCGGCGGCGGCGGCAAAAATCTACGCCGCCAAGGGACGCCCTTCGGACAATCCCCTGATCCTCCATTTTTCCTCTCCCGGGGACGCGGAGTCGGCCGTTCTGGTCAACGAAAGAGCCAGGCGGCTCATGGACCTCTTCTGGCCGGGTCCCCTGACCCTGGTCCTCCCCTCCCGTGGAACGGTGCCGCAGGAGGTGACGGCCGGCCTCGACACTGTGGCGGTGCGGATGCCCTCCCATCCCGTAGCCCTTGCCCTGATCGCGGCTGCAGGCTTGCCCGTGGCCGCGCCGAGCGCCAACTCGAGCGGCCGCCCCAGCCCCACGGACGCCTTGGCCGTGGCGTCGGACCTGGAAGACAGGGTGGACCTCGTCCTCGACGGGGGGGCCACGTCGGTGGGGCTCGAGTCCACGGTCCTTGACATCACCGGGGAACATATGGTTCTTTTGCGGCCGGGAGGATGTCCCGTGGAGGAGATCGAAGCCAGGACGGGGCAGCCGGTTCTCCGTTCCGGCGGCAACGTGCGCCGCTCTCCGGGAACGAGGTACCGCCATTATGCCCCGGCTGTTCCATTGATCCTTCACGACGGAGCCGGGGCGAGGGAGAAGGCCCTCGCCTTCGGGGGGCCGATTGCCTGGATCGGCATGGACGGTCCCGAGATTCTTTTCGCTCCCGGCGAGACGGACGGAGAGCTTTCCCTCCGGTTCTCCACGACGGAAAACTATGCCCGGGGGCTTTTCCACGCCCTCAGGGTCCTCGAGTCGTCAGGAGCGGCGATCATCGTCGCCCAGCGGCCGGAGGACGATGCCGGCATCGCCCTCGCCCTCAGGGATCGGCTGGAAAGAGCGTCTTCCGGAGAGAAGAATAGCGGTCCGGAAAAATAAGGCTTGCCAAAGGCTCCGGGCCTTGCTAAAATTACCCTCGTGATTCAAGCCGGGGTGGCGGAATTGGTAGACGCGCTAGATTCAGGTTCTAGTGGGCGATAGCCTGTCGGGGTTCGAGTCCCCGCCTCGGCACCATACTGAAGAAAACAGCAACCTTTTTTCTAAAGGTCGTATTATGTCCGTTGACATAATACGGCCTTTTTGTTATCTTTTCTATTTGTCAGTACTCATTTCCCACCAATCTTTTCAGGGAGGTCATACAGTTCATGGCCGAATTTGTTCCCGTCAGCAGCGAGCGCCAGAGATTGACCTTCGGGCGTGCCCGGGATCTTGTCGAGATTCCCGACATGATCGAGGTGCAGCGCGACTCATACAACTGGTTCTACCAGGAAGACACCGCTCCGGATGCGCGGGTTCCGCAGGGACTGCAGGAACTGCTCCACGAAGTGTTTCCCATCGAAAGTTATGACGGCTCCTTCGCCCTCGAGTTCGTCAAGTATCTTCTCGACGAACCCTCCACAGAGGAAGAGGAATCCCGCCAGAGGGACCTTACCTGGTCGCGCCCCATAAGGGCCACCATTAGGCTGGTGAACCGCAAAACGAAAGAGATGAAGGAAGAGGAAATTTTTCTCGGCGACTTCCCCCTGATGACGGGAAGGGGCACTTTCATCATCAACGGAACGGAGCGCGTGGTGGTCAACCAGCTCGCCCGGTCCGCCGGCGTCTATTTCACCAAGGATGAACTGATTACCGGCCAGGAAGCCTATTCCGCGAAAATAATCCCCGACAGGGGAGCCTGGCTCGAGTTCAGCCTGACCTCCGGGGATCTCATCTCCGTCAACATCGACAACAGGAAAAAGATTCCCGCCACACTCCTGTTGAAAATCTTCGGCGCCTCCACCAACGACGGCGTCCTTGACCTCTTCGACGCGAAGACGGTGCAGAGGGACGTCACCGAGGAGGACGTGAAGGGCATGCTGTCCGCCGAGTCCGTCCTCGACCAGGACGGCTCCACGGTGCTGCCCAGGAACAGGACCATCACCAAGGAACACCTCGAGAAGCTCTGGAGCATGGGCAGAACGAAGGTTCTGGTATGGGACGTAGACCCCGCCATTGCCGCCACCCTTGAAAAGGACGGGGCCTTCAACACAGACGAGGCCATGGTGGAGCTGTTCCGCAAGCTCCGGCCCAACGAACCCGCCCGGATCGAGAACGCCAGGGAATATGTCCACAGTCTTCTCTTCGATCCCCGCCGGTACAACCTCGGCCGCGTGGGCCGGTACAAAATGAACCGCAAGCTCGGCCTGGAGATCCCCGAGGAGGTTCGCCTGCTCACTAAGGAAGACCTGGTGGAAATCATCCGGGGTATCATTGAACTCAGAAACCCCGATAAGACGGGGGACGACATTGACCACCTCGGCAACCGCCGGGTCCGCTCCGTGGGCGAGCTGCTCCAGAACCAGATCCGCATCGGCCTGCTCCGCATGGAGCGCATCGCCAAGGAGAGAATGACCACCATTCCTGACCTGAGCAACGCCATGGCCAGGGACCTGATCAACGTGCGCCCCATCGCGGCCTCCCTCCGGGAATTTTTCGGCTCGGGCCAGCTCTCCCAGTTCATGGACCAGACGAACCCCCTCGCCGAGGTGACCCACAGGCGCAGGCTTTCGGCCCTGGGCCCCGGCGGCCTTTCCAGGGAACGGGCCGGGTTCGAAGCCCGGGACGTCCACTATACCCACTACGGCCGGGTTTGCCCCATCGAGACTCCGGAAGGCCCCAACATCGGCCTCGTGACCTCCCTGGCCACTTATGCCCGCCTCAACGAGTACGGGTTTCTCATCACCCCCAGGCGGAAAGTGGAGAACGGCCGGGTGACCGGAGAAATCGTCTTCCTGTCCGCCGACGAGGAGGACAGGGTGCACGTGGGCATGGCAAACACTCCCGTGGACGACGAGGGAATGATCACCGAGATGCATTGTTTCACCAGGTTCCAGGGCAACATCGTCACGGTGCCCCGGGAGGAAGTGTCCTACCTCGACGTGTCGCCCAAGCAGATTGTCTCCGCCTCCACGGCGCTCATTCCCTTCCTTGAGCACGATGACGCCAACCGGGCCCTCATGGGCTCGAACATGCAGCGCCAGGCGGTTCCCCTCATCGCACCCGAGGCCCCGGTGGTGGGCACGGGGGTGGAGCACCGCATCGCCAAGGATTCGGGGTCTTGTGTCGTGGCCATGAAGGACGGTGTGGTGGAGTACGTGGATTCCACCCGGATCGAGATCCGCAATGGAGCGGAATCCCATGTCTACCCCCTCGTCAAGTTCCGCCGCTCCAACCAGGGCACGGTGATCCACCAGAAACCCATCGTCCACAAGGGAGACAAGGTCGAAAAGGGGCAGATCATCGCCGACGGACAGGCCTCCGAGGGAGGAGAGCTCGCCCTCGGGAGGAACGTGATCATCGCCTTCATGCCCTGGGAGGGCTTCAACTTCGAGGACGCCATCCTGCTCAGTGAACGGCTCGTGAAGGAGGATTTCTATTCCTCCATCCATATAGAAGAGTACGAGATCGAGGCCCGGGACACCAAGCTCGGCCCCGAGGAGATCACCAGGGACATACCCAACGTGGGCGAGGACATGCTGAAAAACCTCGACGAGGACGGTATTGTCCGTGTGGGCGCCGAAGTCAACGCCGGCGACATTCTTGTCGGGAAGGTCACGCCCAAGGGAGAATCCGACCAGACGCCGGAAGAGAAACTCCTCCGGGCCATCTTCGGAGAAAAAGCCCGGGAAGTCCGGGACACGTCCCTCAAGGTGCCCCACGGGGCACGGGGAAAAATCGTGGCGGTCAAGCAGATGACCAGGGCCGACAGCCCCGACGCCCTCAGCCCGGGGGTCAACAAGGTGGTCAAGATCTACGTCGCCCAGCTCCGCAAAATCACCGTGGGAGACAAAATGGCGGGACGGCACGGCAACAAGGGCGTCGTCTCCAGGATTCTCCCTGTGGAGGACATGCCCTACCTTCCCGACGGCACGCCGGTGGACGTCGTCCTCAATCCCCTCGGCGTTCCCAGCCGCATGAACCTCGGCCAGGTGCTGGAGACCATCATGGGATTCGTGGCCTTCCAGAACGGATGGAAGGTGGCCACACCGGTCTTCGAGGGAGCAAAGGAGAAGGAAATCTTCGACCTGCTGGAGCAGCTCAGCAAAGATAAATATCCTGAGCTCACCTCCGACGGCATGATCACCCTGTACGACGGCCGGACGGGAGACCCCTTCGAAAAGAAGGTCACTGTGGGCTGCATGTACATGCTCAAACTCATCCACCTCGTGGACGACAAGATCCATGCCCGGTCCATCGGCCCCTACAGCCTCATCACCCAGCAGCCCCTGGGCGGAAAAGCCCAGTTCGGCGGCCAGAGGTTCGGGGAAATGGAAGTCTGGGCCCTGGAAGGGTACGGAGCTGCGAACATCCTCCAGGAAATGCTTACCGTGAAGTCCGACGACATTCGGGGAAGGCTCAAGACCTACGAACGGATCGTCAAGGGGCAGAATCTCACAAAGCCCGGTGTTCCGGAAAGCTTCAGGGTTCTCGTGAAAGAACTCCAGGGACTGGGTCTCGACGTGGAAGTGAAATACAGTGACGGACAGATAGGCGAACTGCTCATGGACGATGACGAGGACGAGCTTCCTCTCGGAAGGTATTCCGGCCCGAGGGAGCGCCCCGTTTTCGAGGAGAAGGAGCCTGAAGAAAAGGAAAAAAGCGACTCCGTTTTCGGAGAAGAAGAAATGAAAGAAATCGTTCC is a genomic window of Aminivibrio sp. containing:
- a CDS encoding methyltransferase, whose product is MTVTRDDLLYGALTLRQPAGGPRVNVDTILLAAYVRDTFPRSGGRVMELGCASGAVSLILALRFPAVAVTGLEIQDELAALAEENAVLNGLSERVSVVRGDLRNSGALFPPQLFDCVAMNPPYEEPGCGRPSASSSDRPARQGIWCSLGDMAAAARYLLKHRGRMYVVFRAGRTAELLASLSEQGLEPKRIRFVHPLPGRKASVVLVEALRGGKPGMTVEPPLYIEDGRGNYTEELLAAYTKEGLPCRSQ
- the rsmI gene encoding 16S rRNA (cytidine(1402)-2'-O)-methyltransferase, producing MPLAVIPTPVGNLEDMSPRAVRMLKEADVIACEDTRTSLPLLRHFGISARLVSYHAHNEKGRAEHLLSLLAEGKNVALISDAGTPGISDPGREIVLRCIAEGVDVTVLPGPTAFVPALVLSGLQPHPFLFHGFLPDKQGEREKVLLELAPLQCTLVFYVSPHKAEKHIRHTADVLGNRKAALVREISKVYEEARRGTLRELADSVAGGIRGEIVLVVEGASPPEPDGDRWKEAARAMLSEGLSSREVVKIVSKEYGLSKNDVKSFLFAEKAED
- the metG gene encoding methionine--tRNA ligase, whose translation is MPENLNQENKTFYLTTPIYYVNDIPHIGHAYTTIAADVMCRYKRMKGYDVMFLTGTDEHGQKIQQSAAAKGLTPIELADRTVLNFKELWNALGISYDDFIRTTEERHYRTVQAIFKKLLDQGDIYKGTYEGWYCVPCETYVPESSMGEDKTCPDCRLPLQMMKEESYFLRASKYVPRLLEYYETNLRGVMPRTRYNEIVSFLKSGVRDQSVSRTTLKWGIPVPGDDAHVIYVWFDALINYVTACGYLDDPEKFAKYWPSAHHLVGKDIIRFHCVVWPIMLLALGVNPPVSVFAHGWWTVEGEKMSKSKGNVVDPFEMVKRYGRDPFRYFLLREVPFGLDGDFSEAALVGRINSDLANDLGNLLNRTLQMVDNFCGGVLPASGPAGQLEQEIAELAAKTVRDVDEKISAFAFDDALKAIWALIGRGNKYIDETMPWKLAKEGKEEDLHRVLNTLYDVLRLTSLLVAPFVPDTAARMREQLGLEGDLRKGAIDGFTWGERTPGLKVNKGKVLFPRIDMNEWRKDKAARDERKAAPKAPVPAPEIPPEHEETVEIDAFRAVELRVARIINVEEIPKSKKLYKLSIDLGYEKRTIVSGIKEFFTPEELLGKRIVVVANLKPVKLCGVESNGMLLAAGDGKKTTLSLLTPDRDIPLGCRVS
- a CDS encoding TatD family hydrolase, producing MENHDRTMACPVLTDTHCHVIEGRNEYGDAKAVFKRASEAGVARMLLAGSTILTSALAVATAEKYASLGVFAAVGVHPHDAASIPSCSVEGKGIPRELAELASSPRVVAVGETGLDYHYDHSPREQQKESFRAHIRWSLESGFPLVVHGRESYGDIISIFREERASETTGVIHCFSGTEEEASFFLEAGYYLSFAGPLTFARNGSLRELFRSLPADRILLETDSPYLAPVPYRGKTNEPAFVKLVYETAAEVRAVSVEDLARTVSANADRLFRWGDPCAGREAAR
- the tgt gene encoding tRNA guanosine(34) transglycosylase Tgt, which produces MSAPDTAFSFTLEAVCPVTGARAGTIRTPRGEIRTPVFMPVGTQATVKAMAPFELEEMGAGIILANTYHLYLRPGADIIAEGGGLHGFMQWKRPILTDSGGFQVFSLSTLNRISDEGVWCRSHHDGTPHVMNPEWSMSVQKRLGSDIAMCFDQCAPWPCSREDAEGAVRRTALWAARSKEAHAREWQGRQRQALFGIVQGSVWEDLRLRSAEDIIPLDFSGYAVGGLSVGEPHEDMYRILDSLKGVLPSGKPRYLMGVGRPDNLVEGVARGIDMFDCVLPTRNGRNGTLFTPSGAVNIKKKQYERDFTPVDPECDCYACRTFTRAYIRHLYRSGEILASRLCSWHNLRFVIRLGEEMRASILEGRFPEFRRAFLSRFSGGDAQ
- a CDS encoding L-threonylcarbamoyladenylate synthase, with translation MSSPRILAVDPWNPDPKVIGEAAELLRGGCLVAFPTETVYGLGANGLDPAAAAKIYAAKGRPSDNPLILHFSSPGDAESAVLVNERARRLMDLFWPGPLTLVLPSRGTVPQEVTAGLDTVAVRMPSHPVALALIAAAGLPVAAPSANSSGRPSPTDALAVASDLEDRVDLVLDGGATSVGLESTVLDITGEHMVLLRPGGCPVEEIEARTGQPVLRSGGNVRRSPGTRYRHYAPAVPLILHDGAGAREKALAFGGPIAWIGMDGPEILFAPGETDGELSLRFSTTENYARGLFHALRVLESSGAAIIVAQRPEDDAGIALALRDRLERASSGEKNSGPEK
- the rpoB gene encoding DNA-directed RNA polymerase subunit beta, which gives rise to MAEFVPVSSERQRLTFGRARDLVEIPDMIEVQRDSYNWFYQEDTAPDARVPQGLQELLHEVFPIESYDGSFALEFVKYLLDEPSTEEEESRQRDLTWSRPIRATIRLVNRKTKEMKEEEIFLGDFPLMTGRGTFIINGTERVVVNQLARSAGVYFTKDELITGQEAYSAKIIPDRGAWLEFSLTSGDLISVNIDNRKKIPATLLLKIFGASTNDGVLDLFDAKTVQRDVTEEDVKGMLSAESVLDQDGSTVLPRNRTITKEHLEKLWSMGRTKVLVWDVDPAIAATLEKDGAFNTDEAMVELFRKLRPNEPARIENAREYVHSLLFDPRRYNLGRVGRYKMNRKLGLEIPEEVRLLTKEDLVEIIRGIIELRNPDKTGDDIDHLGNRRVRSVGELLQNQIRIGLLRMERIAKERMTTIPDLSNAMARDLINVRPIAASLREFFGSGQLSQFMDQTNPLAEVTHRRRLSALGPGGLSRERAGFEARDVHYTHYGRVCPIETPEGPNIGLVTSLATYARLNEYGFLITPRRKVENGRVTGEIVFLSADEEDRVHVGMANTPVDDEGMITEMHCFTRFQGNIVTVPREEVSYLDVSPKQIVSASTALIPFLEHDDANRALMGSNMQRQAVPLIAPEAPVVGTGVEHRIAKDSGSCVVAMKDGVVEYVDSTRIEIRNGAESHVYPLVKFRRSNQGTVIHQKPIVHKGDKVEKGQIIADGQASEGGELALGRNVIIAFMPWEGFNFEDAILLSERLVKEDFYSSIHIEEYEIEARDTKLGPEEITRDIPNVGEDMLKNLDEDGIVRVGAEVNAGDILVGKVTPKGESDQTPEEKLLRAIFGEKAREVRDTSLKVPHGARGKIVAVKQMTRADSPDALSPGVNKVVKIYVAQLRKITVGDKMAGRHGNKGVVSRILPVEDMPYLPDGTPVDVVLNPLGVPSRMNLGQVLETIMGFVAFQNGWKVATPVFEGAKEKEIFDLLEQLSKDKYPELTSDGMITLYDGRTGDPFEKKVTVGCMYMLKLIHLVDDKIHARSIGPYSLITQQPLGGKAQFGGQRFGEMEVWALEGYGAANILQEMLTVKSDDIRGRLKTYERIVKGQNLTKPGVPESFRVLVKELQGLGLDVEVKYSDGQIGELLMDDDEDELPLGRYSGPRERPVFEEKEPEEKEKSDSVFGEEEMKEIVPEEMLFGEELPDGMSIEEGDEN